One window from the genome of Elaeis guineensis isolate ETL-2024a chromosome 5, EG11, whole genome shotgun sequence encodes:
- the LOC105035697 gene encoding polyamine oxidase 3, whose translation MESRCNNLPLKKVSYSNVERRKSLSPSAIVIGAGFAGIAAAHALKNANFQVVLLESRDRIGGRIYTDYSFGFPVDLGASWLHGVCKENPLAPLIGRLGLPLYRTSGDNSVLFDHDLESYALFDTDGHQVPQELVQKVGDVFESILKETDKLRCEHGEDMSIAQAITIVLERCPDLRQEGLAYNVLQWYLCRMEGWFAADADTISLKHWDQEVLLPGGHGLMVRGYRPVINTLAKGLDIRLAHRVTKIARGKKGVEVTSGNGETFFADAAIITVPLGVLKANSIKFEPRLPEWKEEAISSLAVGTENKIVLHFDKIFWPNVEFLGVVASTSYGCSYFLNLHKATGHPVLVYMPAGRLARDIEKMSDEAAAKFAFLQLKGILPDASEPIQYLVSHWGTDENSLGSYTYDAVGKSHELCERLRIPVDNLFFAGEAASMKYTGTVHGAFSTGLMAAEECRMRVLERYGDLDMFQPAMGEEAEAVSVPLLISRM comes from the exons ATGGAGAGCCGTTGTAATAATCTTCCCCTCAAGAAAG TTTCTTACTCAAATGTTGAGAGAAGAAAATCTCTGTCACCTTCAGCTATTGTTATAGGCGCTGGCTTTGCAGGCATTGCAGCTGCTCATGCACTCAAAAATGCAAATTTCCAG GTTGTTCTATTGGAATCACGGGATAGAATTGGAGGCCGAATATATACTGACTACTCATTTGGCTTCCCTGTTGACTTGGGTGCATCTTG GTTGCATGGTGTCTGCAAAGAAAATCCCTTGGCTCCTTTGATTGGAAGACTGGGGCTGCCACTTTACCGTACAAGCGGTGACAACTCAGTGTTGTTTGATCATGATCTGGAAAG TTATGCACTATTTGACACAGATGGGCATCAAGTACCACAAGAGCTGGTCCAGAAGGTTGGTGATGTTTTTGAGAGTATATTAAAAGAG ACCGACAAACTGAGGTGTGAGCACGGGGAAGACATGTCTATAGCACAGGCTATTACCATTGTCCTGGAGAGATGTCCAGATCTCAG GCAAGAAGGGCTTGCGTACAATGTACTGCAGTGGTACTTATGCCGGATGGAAGGTTGGTTTGCTGCAGATGCAGATACAATCTCACTGAAGCATTGGGATCAG GAAGTCTTGCTCCCAGGTGGTCATGGCCTTATGGTTCGAGGGTATCGTCCTGTTATAAACACGCTTGCAAAGGGCCTTGACATTCGTCTTGCACACCG GGTAACGAAAATTGCCCGTGGTAAGAAGGGAGTCGAGGTCACTTCTGGCAATGGAGAAACATTTTTTGCAGATGCCGCCATCATCACGGTTCCTCTGGGAGTTCTAAAAGCCAATTCCATAAAGTTTGAGCCTCGGCTTCCAGAGTGGAAGGAAGAAGCAATATCAAGTCTTGCAGTTGGAACTGAGAACAAGATTGTGTTACATTTTGACAAGATTTTCTGGCCAAATGTGGAGTTTCTGGGAGTAGTTGCATCTACTTCCTATGGTTGCAGCTATTTTCTTAATCTTCACAAGGCGACAGGTCATCCAGTTCTTGTTTACATGCCTGCTGGTCGGCTTGCCCGGGACATTGAAAAAATGTCTGACGAGGCTGCTGCCAAGTTTGCCTTTTTGCAGTTAAAGGGGATTCTCCCTGATGCATCTGAACCT ATTCAGTATCTGGTATCACACTGGGGAACGGATGAAAACTCACTGGGCTCCTACACCTATGATGCAGTGGGGAAGTCTCATGAACTCTGTGAAAGGCTGCGGATCCCTGTTGACAACCTCTTCTTTGCAGGGGAGGCAGCAAGCATGAAATACACTGGCACCGTGCATGGTGCCTTCTCAACTGGGTTGATGGCTGCAGAAGAGTGCCGGATGCGTGTTCTAGAAAGATATGGGGACTTGGACATGTTCCAGCCAGCAATGGGTGAAGAGGCTGAAGCAGTCTCGGTTCCCCTACTGATCTCACGAATGTGA